Proteins encoded by one window of Burkholderia plantarii:
- a CDS encoding FAD-dependent oxidoreductase: MSGTTGTRPDVAVLGGGLVGRLIAWRLAGAGLGVTLHERGDAAGSGAAAWVAAAMLAPLAEAASAELLITELGAASLERWPAWLAELPEPVFFQRNGTLVVWHHADRAEAPLFERRVRANAPAPLVDGGFLALAGEQVDAAEPALAGRFARGLLLPREGQLDNRQTLAALAAGLAARGVDTHWNTAVETAPEPRARLTIDCRGLGAKAVLPALRGIRGEVARIHAPGIGLARPVRLLHPRYPLYIAPKQDDLYVIGATEVEGEDRSPVSVRSALELLSAAFSVHPAFGEARILELGSQCRPTLPDHRPAIVWNGGATLAVNGLYRHGFMIAPEVAQAAVEFVHAWFGGEFGTNGTGSDEAGGSGEGRDALAAWRRAVRWPALFQYQPDPVRA, translated from the coding sequence ATGAGCGGCACGACCGGCACCCGTCCCGACGTCGCCGTGCTGGGCGGCGGCCTCGTCGGCCGGCTGATCGCGTGGCGGCTCGCGGGCGCGGGCTTGGGCGTGACGCTGCACGAGCGCGGCGACGCGGCCGGCTCCGGCGCGGCCGCCTGGGTCGCGGCGGCGATGCTCGCGCCGCTTGCCGAGGCGGCCAGCGCCGAGCTGCTGATCACCGAACTCGGCGCCGCCTCGCTCGAACGCTGGCCGGCGTGGCTCGCCGAACTGCCCGAGCCGGTGTTTTTCCAGCGCAACGGCACGCTGGTCGTCTGGCACCACGCCGATCGCGCCGAGGCGCCGCTGTTCGAGCGCCGCGTGCGCGCCAACGCGCCGGCACCGCTCGTCGACGGCGGTTTCCTCGCGCTGGCGGGCGAGCAGGTCGACGCGGCCGAGCCGGCGCTGGCCGGACGCTTCGCGCGCGGCCTGCTGCTGCCGCGCGAAGGCCAGCTCGACAATCGCCAGACGCTCGCCGCGCTGGCCGCGGGGCTCGCCGCGCGCGGCGTCGATACGCACTGGAACACGGCCGTCGAGACGGCGCCCGAGCCGCGCGCGCGGCTCACCATCGACTGCCGCGGGCTCGGCGCGAAAGCGGTGCTGCCGGCGCTGCGCGGCATCCGCGGCGAGGTCGCGCGGATCCATGCGCCCGGCATCGGGCTCGCGCGGCCGGTGCGGCTGCTGCATCCGCGTTACCCGCTCTACATCGCGCCGAAGCAGGACGATCTCTACGTGATCGGCGCGACCGAGGTGGAAGGCGAGGATCGCTCGCCCGTCAGCGTGCGCTCGGCGCTCGAGCTGCTGAGCGCGGCGTTCTCCGTGCATCCGGCGTTCGGCGAGGCGCGCATCCTCGAACTCGGCTCCCAGTGTCGGCCGACGCTGCCCGACCATCGGCCCGCGATCGTCTGGAACGGCGGCGCGACGCTGGCGGTCAACGGGCTGTACCGGCACGGCTTCATGATCGCGCCGGAAGTCGCGCAGGCCGCCGTCGAATTCGTTCACGCGTGGTTCGGCGGCGAGTTCGGCACCAATGGCACCGGCAGCGACGAGGCGGGCGGGTCGGGCGAGGGCCGCGACGCGCTCGCCGCATGGCGCCGCGCGGTGCGCTGGCCGGCGCTGTTCCAGTACCAACCCGACCCCGTGCGCGCATGA
- the thiS gene encoding sulfur carrier protein ThiS has protein sequence MDIQINQQTLTLPDGATVADALAAYQARPPFAVAVNGAFVARTRHAQHALAAGDRLDVVHPVAGG, from the coding sequence ATGGACATCCAGATCAACCAGCAGACGCTGACGCTTCCCGACGGCGCGACCGTCGCCGACGCGCTCGCCGCCTACCAGGCCCGGCCGCCGTTCGCGGTCGCCGTCAACGGCGCGTTCGTCGCGCGCACGCGGCACGCGCAGCACGCGCTCGCGGCCGGCGACCGGCTCGACGTCGTGCATCCCGTCGCGGGCGGCTGA
- a CDS encoding thiazole synthase yields MTLRSSTDSLTLYGTALQSRVLLGTSRYPSLQSLSDSIAASRPGMVTVALRRQMNAGTAEAGFFDLLRRHEVPLLPNTAGCQTVAEAVSTAQMAREVFETDWIKLELIGDDYTLQPDPVGLIEAATLLVKDGFKVLPYCTEDLVIGRRLLDAGCEALMPWGAPIGTGKGVMNPYALRVLRERLPDVPLIVDAGLGVPSHACQVMEWGFDGVLLNTAVSQATHPETMARAFAQAVEAGRDAWLAGPMDPRETAHASTPVVGMPFWHQDGGAQ; encoded by the coding sequence ATGACGCTTCGTTCCTCCACCGATTCGCTGACGCTGTACGGCACCGCGCTGCAGAGCCGCGTGCTGCTCGGCACGTCCCGCTATCCGTCGCTGCAGTCGCTGTCCGATTCGATCGCCGCGTCGCGGCCCGGCATGGTCACCGTCGCGCTGCGCCGGCAGATGAACGCCGGCACCGCCGAGGCCGGCTTCTTCGACCTGCTGCGGCGCCACGAGGTGCCGCTGCTGCCGAACACGGCCGGCTGCCAGACCGTCGCCGAGGCGGTCAGCACCGCCCAGATGGCGCGCGAGGTATTCGAGACGGACTGGATCAAGCTCGAACTGATCGGCGACGACTACACGCTGCAGCCCGACCCGGTCGGCCTGATCGAGGCGGCCACGCTGCTCGTCAAGGACGGCTTCAAGGTGCTGCCGTACTGCACCGAGGATCTCGTGATCGGTCGGCGGCTGCTCGACGCGGGCTGCGAGGCGCTGATGCCGTGGGGCGCGCCGATCGGCACCGGCAAGGGCGTGATGAACCCCTACGCGCTGCGCGTGCTGCGCGAGCGGCTGCCGGACGTGCCGCTGATCGTCGACGCCGGGCTCGGCGTGCCGTCGCACGCGTGCCAGGTGATGGAGTGGGGCTTCGACGGCGTGCTGCTAAACACGGCCGTGTCGCAGGCCACCCATCCCGAGACGATGGCGCGCGCGTTCGCGCAGGCCGTCGAGGCGGGCCGCGACGCGTGGCTGGCCGGGCCGATGGACCCGCGCGAGACCGCGCACGCGAGCACGCCGGTGGTCGGCATGCCGTTCTGGCACCAGGACGGAGGTGCGCAATGA
- the thiE gene encoding thiamine phosphate synthase, with protein sequence MTTRFGDLFWPPVDELAGAAERIRARLGEWPARRAPMRICVAVPERAQPGDLLVVTAGDAEAGRAAELIAAGGAVLEIDERHATLTGAAARYALTAAAPLADDWIAALAAFADCGFEPHDALVLALAWRDGDEAADGDPWPVDPARFPSIAGAPGAPEPAFAPCPARLGLYPVVPSAEWVERVLDYGARTVQLRVKDAAPDVLAAEITRAVAAGRRYPDARVFINDHWRLAIEAGAYGVHLGQEDLQDAGLGAIAAAGLRLGLSSHGYYEMLVALRQRPSYLALGPVFATATKAVVAPPQGLARLARYARFAGQRAPLVAIGGVTAATLPEVIAAGVGSVAVVSAITQAADPRAAVALLADCFDR encoded by the coding sequence ATGACCACGCGCTTCGGTGATTTGTTCTGGCCCCCAGTGGACGAGCTGGCGGGCGCCGCCGAGCGGATCCGCGCGCGGCTCGGCGAGTGGCCCGCGCGCCGCGCGCCGATGCGAATCTGTGTTGCGGTACCCGAACGTGCGCAGCCGGGCGACCTGCTGGTGGTGACGGCCGGCGACGCCGAGGCCGGACGCGCGGCCGAGCTGATCGCGGCCGGCGGCGCCGTGCTCGAGATCGACGAGCGGCACGCCACGCTGACGGGCGCCGCCGCGCGCTACGCGCTGACCGCCGCCGCGCCGCTTGCCGACGACTGGATCGCCGCGCTGGCCGCGTTCGCCGACTGCGGATTCGAGCCGCACGACGCGCTGGTGCTGGCGCTCGCCTGGCGTGACGGCGACGAGGCGGCCGACGGCGATCCGTGGCCGGTCGATCCGGCCCGTTTTCCGTCGATCGCCGGCGCGCCGGGCGCGCCCGAGCCGGCCTTCGCGCCTTGCCCGGCGCGGCTCGGCCTGTATCCGGTGGTGCCGTCGGCCGAATGGGTCGAACGCGTGCTCGACTACGGCGCGCGCACCGTGCAGCTGCGCGTCAAGGACGCCGCGCCGGACGTGCTGGCCGCCGAGATCACGCGCGCGGTGGCGGCGGGGCGCCGCTACCCGGATGCGCGCGTGTTCATCAACGACCACTGGCGGCTCGCGATCGAGGCCGGCGCCTACGGCGTGCATCTCGGCCAGGAGGACCTGCAGGACGCCGGGCTCGGCGCGATCGCGGCGGCCGGCCTGCGGCTCGGTCTGTCGAGCCACGGCTACTACGAGATGCTGGTCGCGCTGCGCCAGCGGCCCAGCTACCTGGCGCTCGGCCCGGTGTTCGCCACCGCGACCAAGGCGGTGGTCGCGCCGCCGCAGGGGCTCGCGCGGCTCGCCCGCTACGCGCGCTTCGCCGGACAGCGCGCGCCGCTCGTCGCGATCGGCGGCGTGACGGCCGCGACCCTGCCCGAGGTGATCGCCGCCGGGGTCGGCAGCGTGGCCGTGGTCAGCGCGATCACGCAGGCCGCGGACCCGCGCGCCGCGGTGGCCTTGCTCGCCGATTGCTTCGATCGCTGA
- a CDS encoding ABC transporter ATP-binding protein — MSSPSESLLELRDVDFGYGDRLVLSNLNLRFGRGQVVAVMGGSGCGKTTVLRLIGGLVRARRGQVLFDGADVGAQSRDGLYALRRKMGMLFQFGALFTDMSVFDNVAFALREHTDLPEPLIRDLVLMKLNAVGLRGARDLMPSEVSGGMARRVALARAIALDPQLIMYDEPFAGLDPISLGITANLIRTLNEALGATSILVTHDVPESFAIADYVYFLGNGGVLAEGTPDQLRASTEPSVRQFIDGVPDGPFRFHYTSPPLDADFGLGGGRR; from the coding sequence GTGAGCTCTCCTTCCGAGTCCCTGCTGGAACTTCGCGACGTCGATTTCGGCTACGGCGACCGCCTCGTGCTGTCCAATCTGAACCTGCGCTTCGGGCGCGGTCAGGTGGTGGCCGTGATGGGCGGCTCCGGCTGTGGCAAGACGACCGTGCTGCGCCTGATCGGCGGCCTGGTGCGCGCGCGCCGGGGTCAGGTGCTGTTCGACGGCGCCGACGTCGGCGCGCAGTCGCGCGACGGCCTCTACGCGCTGCGTCGCAAGATGGGCATGCTGTTCCAGTTCGGCGCGCTGTTCACCGACATGTCGGTGTTCGACAACGTCGCGTTCGCGCTGCGTGAGCACACCGACCTGCCCGAGCCGCTGATCCGCGACCTGGTGCTGATGAAGCTCAACGCGGTCGGCCTGCGCGGCGCGCGCGACCTGATGCCGTCCGAGGTGTCGGGCGGCATGGCGCGCCGCGTGGCGCTGGCGCGCGCGATCGCGCTCGACCCGCAGCTGATCATGTACGACGAGCCGTTCGCCGGCCTCGACCCGATCTCGCTCGGCATCACCGCGAACTTGATCCGCACGCTCAACGAGGCGCTCGGCGCGACCTCGATCCTGGTCACGCACGACGTGCCGGAATCGTTCGCGATCGCCGATTACGTCTACTTCCTCGGCAACGGCGGCGTGCTCGCCGAAGGCACGCCCGACCAGCTGCGCGCCTCGACCGAGCCGAGCGTGCGCCAGTTCATCGACGGCGTGCCCGACGGCCCGTTCCGGTTCCACTACACGAGTCCGCCGCTCGACGCGGACTTCGGCCTTGGCGGAGGGCGCCGATGA
- the mlaE gene encoding lipid asymmetry maintenance ABC transporter permease subunit MlaE, whose amino-acid sequence MISAIGRFVLGGLERTGYATRLFVRLVLEFFPLLRRPRLVTKQIHFLGNYSFVIIAVSGLFVGFVLGLQGYYTLNRYGAEQSLGLLVALSLVRELGPVVTALLYAGRAGTSLTAEIGLMKAGEQLTALEMMAVDPIKTVIAPRMWAGIITMPLLSAIFCAVGVIGGYVVGVILIGVDPGAFWSQMQGGVDAWSDVGNGVLKSVVFGFAVTFVALYQGYEAKPTPEGVSRATTRTVVYASLAVLGLDFLLTALMFS is encoded by the coding sequence ATGATCAGCGCTATCGGTCGTTTCGTGCTGGGCGGGCTCGAGCGCACGGGTTACGCCACGCGCCTGTTCGTGCGGCTCGTGCTCGAATTCTTCCCGCTGCTGCGCCGCCCGCGGCTCGTCACGAAACAGATCCACTTCCTCGGTAATTATTCGTTTGTGATCATCGCCGTGTCGGGCCTGTTCGTCGGCTTCGTGCTGGGGCTGCAGGGCTACTACACGCTGAACCGCTACGGCGCCGAGCAGTCGCTCGGGCTGCTGGTGGCGCTGTCGCTGGTGCGCGAACTGGGCCCGGTGGTCACCGCGCTGCTGTACGCGGGCCGCGCGGGCACCTCGCTCACGGCCGAGATCGGCCTGATGAAGGCGGGCGAGCAGCTGACCGCGCTCGAGATGATGGCGGTGGACCCGATCAAGACCGTGATCGCGCCGCGCATGTGGGCCGGCATCATCACCATGCCGCTGCTCTCGGCGATCTTCTGCGCGGTGGGCGTGATCGGCGGCTACGTGGTGGGCGTGATCCTGATCGGCGTCGATCCGGGCGCGTTCTGGTCGCAGATGCAGGGCGGCGTGGACGCCTGGAGCGACGTCGGCAACGGCGTGCTCAAGAGCGTCGTGTTCGGCTTCGCGGTTACCTTCGTGGCGCTCTACCAGGGCTACGAGGCGAAGCCGACGCCCGAGGGCGTGTCGCGCGCGACCACCCGAACCGTCGTGTACGCGTCGCTCGCGGTACTCGGCCTCGATTTTCTGCTGACCGCGCTGATGTTCAGCTGA
- the mlaD gene encoding outer membrane lipid asymmetry maintenance protein MlaD, giving the protein MTMKKTALDFWVGLFVVLGFLALLFLALKVGNMSSLSFQPTYPVKMKFDNIGGLKPRAAVKSAGVVVGRVGAIGFDTNTYQAVVTIELDRQYEFPKDSSAKILTSGLLGEQYIGLEPGGDTEMLKAGDTISMTQSAIVLENLIGQFLYSKAADAGGGKPAAASGAAAH; this is encoded by the coding sequence ATGACGATGAAAAAGACTGCTCTCGACTTCTGGGTCGGCCTGTTCGTGGTGCTGGGTTTCCTGGCGCTGCTGTTTCTCGCGCTGAAGGTGGGCAACATGAGCTCGCTGTCGTTCCAGCCGACCTATCCCGTCAAGATGAAGTTCGACAATATCGGCGGCCTGAAGCCGCGCGCGGCGGTGAAGAGCGCCGGCGTGGTGGTGGGCCGGGTTGGCGCGATCGGCTTCGACACCAACACCTACCAGGCGGTGGTGACGATCGAGCTGGACCGGCAGTACGAATTCCCGAAGGATAGTTCGGCCAAGATCCTGACCTCGGGCCTGCTCGGCGAGCAGTACATCGGCCTCGAGCCGGGCGGCGACACCGAGATGCTGAAGGCGGGCGACACGATCTCGATGACGCAGTCGGCGATCGTGCTCGAGAACCTGATCGGACAGTTCCTGTACAGCAAGGCAGCGGACGCGGGCGGCGGCAAGCCGGCCGCGGCGTCGGGGGCGGCTGCCCATTGA
- a CDS encoding VacJ family lipoprotein, with protein MQTMRLRNTALTFAAVAAMSGCATVQTPTKGDPLEGFNRTMYKFNDTVDTYALKPVAKGYQWAVPQPVRDSVTNFFSNIGDVYIAANNLVQLRIADGVGDIMRVVINTVFGVGGLFDVATVAKLPKHTNDFGITMGHYGVPPGPYVVLPFLGPSTVRDTAGLGVDYVGNPLTWVNSDAVSWGLFGVNLVNTRANLLGAGDVLDAAAIDKYSFVRNAYLQRRQSLIAASGGPGGKAAANVPDYGAETLPKYDLPDDGAAPAAGAAGAGAAGTAAGAAVSPGATAPAQDAASAASAPAAAMPNPASATHVPAQNVVPPAPNGFHWPSLRLH; from the coding sequence ATGCAGACCATGCGCCTCAGGAACACGGCCTTGACCTTCGCGGCGGTTGCCGCGATGAGCGGTTGCGCCACCGTCCAGACGCCCACCAAGGGCGATCCGCTCGAAGGCTTCAACCGGACGATGTACAAGTTCAACGACACCGTCGACACCTATGCGCTGAAGCCCGTCGCCAAGGGCTACCAGTGGGCGGTGCCGCAGCCGGTGCGCGACAGCGTGACGAACTTCTTCTCGAACATCGGTGACGTCTACATCGCCGCCAACAACCTCGTGCAGCTGCGCATCGCCGACGGCGTGGGCGACATCATGCGCGTGGTGATCAACACGGTGTTCGGCGTGGGCGGCCTGTTCGACGTGGCGACGGTGGCGAAGCTGCCGAAGCACACCAACGACTTCGGCATCACGATGGGCCACTACGGCGTGCCGCCCGGCCCGTACGTGGTGCTGCCGTTCCTCGGGCCGAGCACCGTGCGCGACACGGCGGGCCTCGGGGTCGACTACGTCGGCAACCCGCTCACCTGGGTGAATTCGGATGCGGTGAGCTGGGGCCTGTTCGGCGTGAACCTGGTCAATACGCGCGCGAACCTGCTCGGCGCCGGCGACGTGCTCGACGCGGCCGCGATCGACAAGTACTCGTTCGTGCGCAATGCCTACCTGCAGCGCCGCCAGTCGCTGATCGCCGCCTCGGGCGGCCCCGGCGGCAAGGCGGCCGCGAACGTGCCCGACTACGGCGCGGAAACGCTGCCGAAGTATGATCTGCCCGATGACGGCGCGGCGCCGGCGGCGGGTGCCGCGGGTGCGGGCGCGGCCGGTACGGCAGCCGGCGCGGCGGTGTCGCCGGGCGCGACGGCCCCGGCCCAGGATGCCGCCTCGGCCGCCTCGGCGCCAGCCGCGGCCATGCCGAATCCGGCCAGCGCCACCCACGTGCCGGCGCAGAACGTGGTGCCGCCGGCGCCGAACGGTTTCCACTGGCCGAGCCTGCGGCTGCACTGA
- a CDS encoding MlaC/ttg2D family ABC transporter substrate-binding protein: MKKLFLIPVVAAFFSFGSAAHAEVDQSNPQALIKTATEQVMNEVRTQSIKPGDIGRITDIVNRDILPYTDFRRTTQLVMGRNWRAATPDQQDKVIEQFKMLLIRTYSGAISQLKADQQIQYPPFRADPGATDVVVRTLASNNGQPVQIDYRLYKTQQGWRVYDLNVLGAWLIQTYQQQFNEKIQQSGVDGLIQFLTQRNQQLAAGKAS, from the coding sequence ATGAAAAAACTGTTTCTGATTCCCGTGGTAGCCGCGTTTTTCTCGTTCGGCAGCGCCGCCCATGCCGAGGTCGACCAGTCGAACCCGCAGGCGCTGATCAAGACCGCGACCGAACAGGTGATGAACGAGGTCCGGACGCAGTCGATCAAGCCGGGCGACATCGGCCGGATCACCGACATCGTCAATCGCGACATCCTCCCGTACACCGATTTCCGCCGCACCACGCAGCTCGTGATGGGTCGCAACTGGCGCGCGGCGACGCCGGACCAGCAGGACAAGGTGATCGAGCAGTTCAAGATGCTGCTGATCCGCACCTATTCGGGCGCGATCTCGCAGCTGAAGGCCGACCAGCAGATCCAGTACCCGCCGTTCCGCGCCGATCCGGGCGCGACCGACGTGGTGGTGCGCACGCTGGCCTCGAACAACGGCCAGCCGGTGCAGATCGATTACCGCCTCTACAAGACGCAGCAGGGCTGGCGCGTCTATGACCTGAACGTGCTCGGCGCCTGGCTGATCCAGACCTACCAGCAGCAGTTCAACGAGAAGATCCAGCAGAGCGGCGTGGACGGCCTGATCCAGTTCCTCACGCAGCGCAACCAGCAACTCGCGGCCGGCAAGGCATCGTGA
- a CDS encoding STAS domain-containing protein: MSQFATGASLTHASAKAALDDGLGRIAGGATAVDCAALAQFDSAALAVLLAWQRAARARGTALEILNLPPTLASLARAYGIDSLLGERH; encoded by the coding sequence GTGAGCCAGTTCGCCACCGGCGCTTCGCTGACCCACGCGAGCGCGAAGGCCGCGCTCGACGACGGGCTCGGCCGCATCGCCGGCGGCGCGACCGCGGTGGACTGCGCGGCACTCGCGCAGTTCGACTCGGCCGCGCTCGCCGTGCTGCTCGCGTGGCAGCGTGCCGCCCGGGCGCGCGGCACCGCGCTCGAGATCCTGAACCTGCCGCCCACACTCGCCAGCCTCGCGCGGGCCTACGGCATCGACTCCCTCCTCGGCGAGCGACATTGA
- a CDS encoding ABC transporter ATP-binding protein, protein MSAIEIRNVKKRYASLQALKGVSLSVEEGEFFGLLGPNGAGKTTLISILAGLARADEGSISVRGHDVVTDFRDARRALGVVPQELVFDPFFSVRETLRLQSGYFGLRRNDDWIDEVMANLDLTEKADANMRALSGGMKRRVLVAQALVHRPPVIVLDEPTAGVDVELRQTLWKFISRLNREGHTIVLTTHYLEEAESLCDRIAMLRRGEVVALERTSALLQRFAGLQLYLRLARGELPAELRALQTEAAVPGAREHLLRLTSYDEVEPILSACRAAGCGFDEIEVRKADLEDVFVQVMNGADVIEGLA, encoded by the coding sequence ATGTCAGCCATAGAAATCCGAAACGTCAAGAAGCGCTATGCGTCGCTCCAGGCGCTGAAGGGCGTCAGCCTGTCCGTCGAGGAAGGCGAGTTCTTCGGTCTGCTCGGCCCGAACGGCGCCGGCAAGACGACCCTCATCAGCATCCTCGCGGGGCTCGCCCGCGCCGACGAAGGCAGCATCTCGGTGCGCGGGCATGACGTCGTGACCGACTTCCGCGATGCGCGGCGCGCGCTCGGCGTGGTGCCGCAGGAACTCGTGTTCGATCCGTTCTTCTCGGTGCGCGAGACGCTGCGGCTGCAGTCCGGCTATTTCGGGCTGCGCCGCAACGACGACTGGATCGACGAGGTGATGGCCAATCTCGACCTGACCGAGAAGGCCGACGCCAACATGCGCGCGCTGTCGGGCGGCATGAAGCGCCGCGTGCTGGTGGCGCAGGCGCTGGTCCACCGGCCGCCCGTGATCGTGCTCGACGAGCCGACCGCCGGCGTGGACGTCGAGCTGCGCCAGACGCTCTGGAAGTTCATCTCGCGCCTGAACCGCGAAGGCCACACGATCGTGCTGACCACCCACTACCTGGAAGAAGCCGAGTCGCTGTGCGACCGCATCGCGATGCTGCGGCGCGGCGAGGTGGTCGCGCTCGAGCGCACCAGCGCGCTGCTGCAGCGCTTCGCGGGCCTGCAGCTGTACCTGCGTCTCGCGCGGGGCGAGCTGCCCGCCGAGTTGCGCGCGCTGCAGACCGAGGCCGCCGTGCCCGGCGCGCGCGAGCACCTGCTGCGGCTCACCAGCTACGACGAGGTCGAGCCGATCCTGTCGGCCTGCCGCGCGGCCGGCTGCGGGTTCGACGAGATCGAGGTGCGCAAGGCCGACCTCGAAGACGTGTTCGTCCAGGTGATGAACGGAGCCGATGTGATCGAGGGGCTGGCATGA
- a CDS encoding ABC transporter permease, which yields MSGFRTLFYKEILRFWKVAFQTVLAPVVTALLYLTIFGHALSGRVNVYPGVEYVSFLVPGLVMMSVLQNAFANSSSSLIQSKITGNLVFVLLPPLSYAEIFSAYVLAAVVRGLAVGVGVFVVTVWFIPVGFASPLFIVLFALFGSAILGTLGLIAGIWAEKFDQLAAFQNFLIMPLTFLSGVFYSTHSLPPLWREVSRLNPFFYMIDGFRYGFFGVADINPYESLAIVAGFFVLLALVAMRLLATGYKLRH from the coding sequence ATGAGCGGGTTTCGCACGCTGTTCTACAAGGAAATCCTGCGGTTCTGGAAGGTGGCGTTTCAGACCGTGCTCGCGCCGGTGGTCACGGCGTTGCTGTACCTGACGATCTTCGGCCATGCGCTGTCGGGCCGCGTCAACGTCTATCCCGGCGTCGAGTACGTGAGCTTCCTGGTGCCGGGCCTGGTGATGATGAGCGTGCTGCAGAACGCGTTCGCCAACAGCTCGTCGTCGCTGATCCAGTCGAAGATCACCGGCAACCTCGTGTTCGTGCTGCTGCCGCCGCTGTCGTATGCCGAGATCTTCTCGGCCTACGTGCTCGCGGCCGTGGTGCGCGGCCTCGCGGTGGGCGTCGGCGTGTTCGTGGTGACGGTCTGGTTCATCCCGGTCGGCTTCGCCTCGCCGCTGTTCATCGTGCTGTTCGCGCTGTTCGGCTCGGCGATTCTCGGCACGCTCGGCCTGATCGCCGGGATCTGGGCCGAGAAGTTCGACCAGCTCGCCGCGTTCCAGAACTTCCTGATCATGCCGCTGACGTTCCTGTCCGGCGTGTTCTACTCCACCCACTCGCTGCCGCCCCTGTGGCGCGAGGTGTCGCGTCTCAATCCGTTTTTCTACATGATCGACGGCTTCCGCTACGGGTTCTTCGGCGTCGCCGACATCAACCCGTATGAAAGCCTCGCGATCGTCGCCGGTTTCTTCGTGCTGCTCGCGCTCGTCGCGATGCGGCTGCTCGCGACCGGCTACAAGCTGCGTCACTGA
- a CDS encoding BolA family protein — MLPTPEQVKQYIAGGLACTHLEVEGDGQHFFATIVSEHFEGKRPIQRHQLVYAALGDRMKQEIHALSMKTLTPAEWQNA; from the coding sequence ATGTTGCCGACTCCCGAACAGGTCAAGCAATACATCGCGGGCGGGCTTGCCTGCACGCATCTGGAAGTCGAAGGCGACGGCCAGCATTTCTTCGCGACCATCGTCTCCGAGCATTTCGAAGGCAAGCGTCCGATCCAGCGCCATCAGCTCGTCTACGCGGCGCTCGGCGACCGCATGAAGCAGGAAATCCACGCGCTCAGCATGAAGACGCTGACGCCCGCCGAATGGCAGAACGCATAA